One genomic segment of Sorex araneus isolate mSorAra2 chromosome X, mSorAra2.pri, whole genome shotgun sequence includes these proteins:
- the NECTIN4 gene encoding nectin-4, with protein sequence MARPLGAEMWGAEAPLLLLLALAGFSGRCPAGELETADVVTAVLGQDARLPCFYRGDPDEQVAQVAWARLDADEGARELALLHAEYGLHVGAAYEGRVEQPPPPRSPLDGAVLLRNAVQADEGEYECRVSTFPAGSFQARLRLRVLVPPLPSLNPGPALEEGQGLTLAASCTAEGSPAPSVSWDTAVRGTASSRSFKHSRSAAVTSEFRLVPSRSMNQQPLTCVVSHPGLLQDQRITHVLQVAFLAEVSVRGLEDPKLWQVGQEGASLKCLTEGQPPPSYNWSRLDGPLPSGVRAEGATLSFPALTSEHSGTYVCRASNTLSSRDARVAVEVAEPQEEPGKQVDLVSASVVVVGVIAALLLCLLVVVVVLMSRYHRRKAQQMTQKFEEELTLTRENSIRRLHSHHSDPRSQPEESVGLRAEGHPDSLKDNSSCSVMSDEPEGRSYSTLTTVREIETQTELLAPGSSRPEDEEGQDEGIKQAMSHFVQENGTLRAKPTGNGIYINGRGHLV encoded by the exons ATGGCCCGGCCCCTGGGAGCCGAGATGTGGGGGGCCGAGGCccctttgctgctgctgctggcgct AGCTGGTTTTTCTG GCCGCTGCCCCGCGGGCGAGCTGGAGACGGCGGACGTGGTGACGGCGGTGCTAGGCCAGGACGCCCGGCTGCCCTGCTTCTACCGAGGGGACCCCGACGAGCAGGTGGCGCAGGTGGCCTGGGCGCGGCTGGACGCCGACGAGGGCGCGCGGGAGCTGGCGCTGCTGCACGCCGAGTACGGGCTGCACGTGGGCGCCGCCTACGAGGGCCGCGTGGAGCAGCCGCCGCCCCCGCGCAGCCCCCTGGACGGCGCCGTGCTGCTGCGCAACGCGGTGCAGGCGGACGAGGGCGAGTACGAGTGTCGCGTCAGCACCTTCCCCGCCGGCTCCTTCCAGGCGCGCCTGCGGCTGCGAGTGCTGG TGCCGCCCCTGCCGTCCCTGAACCCCGGGCCGGCGCTGGAGGAGGGCCAGGGCCTGACGCTGGCCGCCTCGTGCACAGCGGAGGGCAGCCCGGCGCCCAGCGTGAGCTGGGACACGGCCGTCAGGGGCACGGCATCCAGCCGCTCCTTCAAGCACTCCCGCTCGGCGGCCGTCACCTCCGAGTTCCGCCTGGTGCCCAGCCGCAGCATGAACCAGCAGCCGCTCACGTGCGTGGTGTCGCACCCGGGGCTGCTGCAGGACCAGCGGATCACCCACGTGCTCCAGGTGGCCT tcCTGGCAGAGGTGTCCGTGCGGGGCCTGGAGGACCCCAAGCTGTGGCAGGTGGGTCAAGAAGGAGCCTCGCTGAAGTGTCTGACGGAGGGGCAGCCGCCGCCTTCCTACAACTGGAGCAG GCTGGACGGGCCCCTGCCCAGCGGGGTGCGTGCCGAAGGGGCCACCCTGTCGTTCCCCGCGCTGACCTCGGAGCACAGCGGCACCTACGTATGCCGTGCCAGCAACACGCTCTCCTCCAGGGACGCCCGCGTGGCCGTGGAGGTGGCAG AGCCGCAGGAGGAGCCGGGGAAGCAGGTGGACCTGGTGTCGGCGTCCGTGGTGGTGGTGGGCGTCATCGCCGCGCTGCTGCTCTGCCTGCTGGTCGTCGTGGTCGTGCTCATGTCCCGCTACCACCGCCGCAAGGCCCAGCAGATGACCCAGAAGTT CGAGGAGGAGCTGACGCTGACGCGGGAGAACTCCATCCGGAGGCTGCACTCCCACCACTCGGACCCCCGGAGCCAG CCGGAGGAGAGTGTAGGGCTGAGAGCCGAGGGCCACCCCGATAGTCTCAAGGACAACAGTAGCTGCTCTGTGATG AGCGACGAGCCGGAAGGCCGAAGCTACTCCACGCTGACCACGGTGAGGGAGATCGAGACGCAGACGGAGCTGCTGGCGCCGGGCTCCAGCCGACCGGAGGACGAGGAGGGGCAGGACGAGGGCATCAAGCAGGCCATGAGTCACTTTGTGCAGGAGAACGGGACGCTGCGGGCCAAGCCCACGGGCAACGGCATCTACATCAACGGGCGCGGGCACCTGGTCTGA
- the KLHDC9 gene encoding kelch domain-containing protein 9 translates to MATSPSPTGLPSPWQQPQHPGASADQPARGLRETALSGGRGRVSMETAALCDFAFARAASRRGGGCWAGGGGAGSSGQPAAAGGAMAGAGGWTWRPVLRDALLARGFHSCTELRGSFYVVGGLLAGGSLQPSADTVVFDPVGGRAERLNTRDGPGRSHHEAVAVGGRWLCVVGGWDGAQRLATVAALDTEHERWEAWAAAPGSRVPAGLSSHTCTRVSERELRVVGREGGTRTQRRYGSVFTLRLDPDARAYSYTEESYRTASRSGHCAALLQTPGPHPGHQLLIVGGCLSPESEVAGHWSWGKIKEEPPAAPRLTEELARLVSGRQGTLHGPKGLRHHSCTVVGPFAVIFGGETLTRARDTVCNDLYVLDARRVPPRWFRFPCAEPGLKRLGHRTCLWGDQLYLVGGLGADGRPASPEVCVLDLFS, encoded by the exons ATGGCGACATCACCCTCGCCAACAGGTCTCCCGTCCCCATGGCAACAGCCACAGCATCCCGGGGCCTCCGCGGATCAGCCGGCCCGTGGCCTCCGGGAGACCGCCCTTTCCGGTGGCCGCGGTCGTGTGTCCATGGAGACGGCGGCGCTTTGCGACTTCGCGTTTGCGCGCGCCGCGTCACGCCGCGGGGGCGGTTGCTGGGCCGGCGGGGGCGGTGCCGGGAGCTCTGGTCAGCCCGCGGCCGCCGGCGGGGCCATGGCGGGAGCCGGGGGCTGGACGTGGCGGCCGGTGCTCCGGGACGCGCTGCTAGCGCGGGGCTTCCACTCGTGCACGGAGCTGCGGGGGAGCTTCTACGTGGTGGGGGGGCTCCTGGCGGGGGGCAGCCTGCAGCCCAGCGCGGACACGGTGGTCTTCGACCCGGTGGGGGGCCGCGCCGAGCGGCTGAACACTAGGGACGGCCCGGGGCGCAGCCACCACGAAGCGGTGGCCGTGGGGGGCCGCTGGCTGTGCGTGGTGGGCGGCTGGGACGGGGCGCAACGCCTGGCCACCGTGGCCGCGCTGGACACGGAGCACGAGCGCTGGGAGGCGTGGGCCGCCGCGCCGGGCAGCCGCGTCCCGGCCGGCCTCAGCAGTCACACGTGCACCCGCGTGTCCGAGCGCGAGCTGCGCGTCGTGGGCCGCGAGGGCGGGACGCGCACGCAGCGCCGCTACGGCAGCGTCTTCACGCTGCGCCTGGACCCCGACGCCCGCGCCTACAG CTACACGGAGGAAAGCTACCGCACGGCCTCGCGCTCCGGGCACTGCGCAGCGCTGCTGCAGACCCCAGGGCCGCACCCGGGCCACCAGCTGCTGATCGTGGGGGGCTGCCTCTCCCCGGAGTCGGAAGTAGCCGGCCACTGGAGCTGGGGCAAGATTAAG gaggagccccccgcagccccccgcttGACAGAAGAGCTGGCCAGGCTGGTGAGCGGCAGGCAGGGCACCCTGCATGGGCCGAAGGGCCTCCGGCATCACTCGTGCACCGTGGTGGGGCCCTTCGCCGTGATCTTCGGGGGAGAGACGCTGACGAGGGCTCGAGACACCGTGTGCAATGACCTCTACGTGCTGGACGCCC GCCGGGTCCCGCCGCGCTGGTTCCGTTTCCCCTGCGCAGAGCCGGGGCTGAAGCGCCTGGGCCACCGCACCTGCCTCTGGGGTGACCAGCTGTACTTGGTGGGCGGCTTGGGGGCCGACGGCAGGCCAGCCAGCCCGGAGGTGTGCGTGCTGGACCTGTTTTCCTGA
- the PFDN2 gene encoding prefoldin subunit 2 isoform X1, with amino-acid sequence MADGSGRAGKSGGGGAGRAGVSAEQPRGRGVKSALRDLGRPRAPPPGGLRPLPSPHTPPQVIAGFNRLRQEQRGLASKAAELEMELSEHSLVIDTLKEVDETRKCYRMVGGVLVERTVKEVLPALESNKEQIQKIIETLTQQLQAKGKELNEFREKHNIRLLGEDEKPAAPAPPDGPGPKGGSAGVLVS; translated from the exons ATGGCGGACGGGAGCGGGCGCGCCGGCaagagcggcggcggcggcgcgggccgggcgggcgtcTCGGCCGAGCAG CCCCGTGGGCGAGGTGTGAAGAGTGCGCTGCGGGACCTAGGAAGGCCCAGAGCCCCCCCTCCAGGGGGCCTgcgcccacttccctccccccacacccccccccaggtCATTGCCGGCTTCAACCGGCTGCGGCAGGAGCAGCGGGGTCTGGCGTCCAAAGCGGCCGAGCTGGAGATGGAGCTGAGTGAGCACAG cctggtGATCGACACCCTGAAGGAGGTGGACGAGACGCGGAAGTGCTACCGCATGGTGGGCGGGGTGCTGGTGGAGCGGACGGTGAAGGAGGTGCTGCCCGCCTTGGAGAGCAACAAGGAGCAG ATCCAGAAGATCATCGAGACGCTGACGCAGCAGCTGCAGGCCAAGGGCAAGGAGTTGAACGAGTTCCGGGAAAAGCACAACATCCGTCTCCTGGGCGAGGACGAGAAGCCAGCAGCGCCGGCGCCCCCCGACGGACCGGGCCCCAAGGGCGGCTCGGCAGGGGTCCTGGTCTCCTAG
- the PFDN2 gene encoding prefoldin subunit 2 isoform X2: MADGSGRAGKSGGGGAGRAGVSAEQVIAGFNRLRQEQRGLASKAAELEMELSEHSLVIDTLKEVDETRKCYRMVGGVLVERTVKEVLPALESNKEQIQKIIETLTQQLQAKGKELNEFREKHNIRLLGEDEKPAAPAPPDGPGPKGGSAGVLVS, from the exons ATGGCGGACGGGAGCGGGCGCGCCGGCaagagcggcggcggcggcgcgggccgggcgggcgtcTCGGCCGAGCAG gtCATTGCCGGCTTCAACCGGCTGCGGCAGGAGCAGCGGGGTCTGGCGTCCAAAGCGGCCGAGCTGGAGATGGAGCTGAGTGAGCACAG cctggtGATCGACACCCTGAAGGAGGTGGACGAGACGCGGAAGTGCTACCGCATGGTGGGCGGGGTGCTGGTGGAGCGGACGGTGAAGGAGGTGCTGCCCGCCTTGGAGAGCAACAAGGAGCAG ATCCAGAAGATCATCGAGACGCTGACGCAGCAGCTGCAGGCCAAGGGCAAGGAGTTGAACGAGTTCCGGGAAAAGCACAACATCCGTCTCCTGGGCGAGGACGAGAAGCCAGCAGCGCCGGCGCCCCCCGACGGACCGGGCCCCAAGGGCGGCTCGGCAGGGGTCCTGGTCTCCTAG
- the NIT1 gene encoding deaminated glutathione amidase isoform X1, protein MLGGGVKPPHLRLPLLLGPGLRPPRRSPLRAPPRPRAMATPTAAADLPLVAVCQVTSTPDKQQNLQACARLVREAAGLGACLAFLPEAFDFIARSPEETLDLSEPLDGQLLGEYAQLARECGLWLSLGGFHERGPDWEQSRKIFNCHVLLDSQGSVVATYRKTHLCDVEVPGQGPMHESSSTMAGPRLQPPISTPAGKLGLAVCYDMRFPELSLALAQAGAEILTYPSAFGTVTGPAHWEVLLRARAIETQCYVVAAAQCGRHHEKRSSHGHSMVVDPWGTVVASCSEGPGLCLARINLGYVHQLRQHLPVFQHRRPDLYRSLAQQPA, encoded by the exons AT GCTGGGCGGCGGCGTCAAGCCTCCGCACCTGCGCCTGCCCCTGCTGCTGGGCCCCGGACTCCGCCCCCCGCGGCGCTCGCCCCTCCGCGCTCCGCCCAG gcccagggccatGGCTACCCCCACCGCGGCCGCGGACCTGCCCCTGGTGGCCGTGTGCCAGGTAACATCCACGCCGGACAAGCAGCAGAACCTGCAGGCGTGCGCCCGGCTGGTCCGGGAGGCCGCGGGCCTGGGCGCCTGCCTGGCCTTCCTGCCCGAGGCCTTCGACTTCATCGCGCGGAGCCCCGAGGAGACGCTGGACCTGTCCGAGCCGCTGGACGGGCAGCTCCTGGGGGAGTACGCGCAGCTGGCCAG ggagTGTGGACTCTGGCTGTCCTTGGGCGGATTCCACGAGCGCGGCCCGGACTGGGAGCAGAGTCGCAAGATCTTCAACTGTCACGTGCTCCTGGACAGCCAGG GGTCGGTGGTGGCCACGTACCGGAAGACTCATCTGTGTGACGTGGAGGTCCCCGGACAGGGGCCCATGCATGAGAGCAGCTCCACCATGGCGGGGCCCagactccagccccccatcagcACCCCTGCGGGCAAG CTCGGGCTAGCCGTGTGCTATGACATGCGTTTCCCGGAGCTGTCTCTGGCGCTGGCTCAGGCCGGGGCAGAAATACTCACCTACCCTTCGGCCTTCGGCACCGTCACTGGCCCGGCCCACTGGGAG GTGCTGCTGCGGGCTCGCGCCATCGAGACCCAGTGCTACGTGGTGGCCGCAGCACAGTGTGGACGCCACCATGAGAAGAGATCCAGCCATGGCCACAGCATGGTGGTGGACCCCTGGGGCACCGTGGTGGCCAGCTGCTCCGagggcccaggcctctgcctGGCCCGCATCAACCTGGGCTATGTGCACCAGCTGCGCCAGCACCTGCCCGTGTTCCAGCACCGAAGGCCTGACCTCTACCGCAGCCTGGCTCAGCAACCGGCTTAG
- the NIT1 gene encoding deaminated glutathione amidase isoform X2: protein MATPTAAADLPLVAVCQVTSTPDKQQNLQACARLVREAAGLGACLAFLPEAFDFIARSPEETLDLSEPLDGQLLGEYAQLARECGLWLSLGGFHERGPDWEQSRKIFNCHVLLDSQGSVVATYRKTHLCDVEVPGQGPMHESSSTMAGPRLQPPISTPAGKLGLAVCYDMRFPELSLALAQAGAEILTYPSAFGTVTGPAHWEVLLRARAIETQCYVVAAAQCGRHHEKRSSHGHSMVVDPWGTVVASCSEGPGLCLARINLGYVHQLRQHLPVFQHRRPDLYRSLAQQPA, encoded by the exons atGGCTACCCCCACCGCGGCCGCGGACCTGCCCCTGGTGGCCGTGTGCCAGGTAACATCCACGCCGGACAAGCAGCAGAACCTGCAGGCGTGCGCCCGGCTGGTCCGGGAGGCCGCGGGCCTGGGCGCCTGCCTGGCCTTCCTGCCCGAGGCCTTCGACTTCATCGCGCGGAGCCCCGAGGAGACGCTGGACCTGTCCGAGCCGCTGGACGGGCAGCTCCTGGGGGAGTACGCGCAGCTGGCCAG ggagTGTGGACTCTGGCTGTCCTTGGGCGGATTCCACGAGCGCGGCCCGGACTGGGAGCAGAGTCGCAAGATCTTCAACTGTCACGTGCTCCTGGACAGCCAGG GGTCGGTGGTGGCCACGTACCGGAAGACTCATCTGTGTGACGTGGAGGTCCCCGGACAGGGGCCCATGCATGAGAGCAGCTCCACCATGGCGGGGCCCagactccagccccccatcagcACCCCTGCGGGCAAG CTCGGGCTAGCCGTGTGCTATGACATGCGTTTCCCGGAGCTGTCTCTGGCGCTGGCTCAGGCCGGGGCAGAAATACTCACCTACCCTTCGGCCTTCGGCACCGTCACTGGCCCGGCCCACTGGGAG GTGCTGCTGCGGGCTCGCGCCATCGAGACCCAGTGCTACGTGGTGGCCGCAGCACAGTGTGGACGCCACCATGAGAAGAGATCCAGCCATGGCCACAGCATGGTGGTGGACCCCTGGGGCACCGTGGTGGCCAGCTGCTCCGagggcccaggcctctgcctGGCCCGCATCAACCTGGGCTATGTGCACCAGCTGCGCCAGCACCTGCCCGTGTTCCAGCACCGAAGGCCTGACCTCTACCGCAGCCTGGCTCAGCAACCGGCTTAG
- the DEDD gene encoding death effector domain-containing protein: protein MAGRKRRASQAWPEERGAQEHGLYSLHRMFDIVGTHLTHRDVRVLSFLFVDVIDDHERGLIRNGRDFLLALERQGRCDESNFRQVLQLLRIITRHDLLPYVTLKRRRAVCPDLVDKYLEETSIRYVTPRALSEPEPRPPQPSKTVPAHYPVVCCSAAGPQMCPKRPARGRAALGSPRKRRKSLTPDPKEKQTCDIRLRVRAEYCQHEAALQGNVFSDKQEPLERQFERFNQANTILKSRDLGSIICDIKFSELTYLDAFWRDYINGSLLEALKGVFITDSLKQAVGHEAIKLLVNVDEEDYELGRQNLLRNLVLQALP from the exons ATGGCGGGCCGGAAGCGGAGGGCCAGCCAGGCGTGGCCGGAGGAGCGCGGCGCACAGGAGCACGGGCTGTACAGCCTGCACCGCATGTTCGACATCGTGGGCACGCACCTCACGCACCGCGACGTGCGCGTCCTGTCCTTCCTCTTCGTGGACGTCATCGACGACCACGAGCGGGGCCTCATCCGCAACGGGCGGGACTTCCTGCTGGCGCTGGAGCGCCAGGGCCGCTGCGACGAGAGCAACTTCCGGCAGGTGCTGCAGTTGCTGCGCATCATCACGCGCCACGACCTGCTGCCCTATGTCACCCTCAAGCGGCGGCgggcag TGTGTCCTGACCTCGTGGACAAGTACCTGGAGGAAACGTCTATCCGCTATGTGACCCCTCGAGCCCTCAGTGAGCCGGAGCCAAGGCCTCCCCAGCCCTCAAAAACAG TGCCTGCCCACTACCCCGTGGTGTGCTGCTCGGCCGCCGGCCCGCAGATGTGCCCCAAGCGCCCGGCCCGTGGCAGGGCAGCCCTCGGGAGCCCCCGCAAGCGCCGCAAGTCGCTGACGCCGGACCCCAAGGAGAAGCAGACGTGCG acaTCCGGCTGCGGGTGCGCGCCGAGTACTGCCAGCACGAGGCGGCCCTGCAGGGCAACGTCTTCTCGGACAAGCAGGAGCCGCTGGAGCGCCAGTTCGAGCGCTTCAACCAGGCCAACACCATCCTCAAGTCCCGCGACCTGGGCTCCATCATCTGCGACATCAAGTTCTCCGAGCTCACCTACCTCGACGCCTTCTGGCGCGACTACATCAACGGCTCCTTGCTGGAGGCCCTCAAGGGCGTCTTCATCACGGACTCGCTCAAGCAGGCCGTGGGCCACGAGGCCATCAAGCTGCTGGTGAACGTGGACGAGGAGGACTATGAGCTGGGCCGGCAGAACCTCCTGAGGAACTTGGTGCTTCAGGCCTTGCCGTGA